A stretch of the Theileria equi strain WA chromosome 1, complete sequence genome encodes the following:
- a CDS encoding hypothetical protein (encoded by transcript BEWA_026720A): protein MSNETDTDSERKLVDIDISQADNSGNYTDDRQNIINFTKVDDRPTKSYKRYTHTPATKSHYIDGIYYGRVKQGSIQVDDGGRYEKKVTVYYLEYDESNALPLIVGLEKTSGHDKYIYYTRINLSTSSRWKEEDHTSITEEYKLSSILPGIGEKVKGLVVLNLSQTRDTYHANGDPNKAPDINADVKIQVTGPFPETTNKLYEKFKHAPTGGISSMRLLSTKKGGTSIAFEDPRIYITPYNEAYIYFWTGDNSHRNPLLLELKSTSNTPSYYTLKSDGIGVDTKWKTESGIQDNNLKKELDKLNCKWNDAHIVKIAEKPSSSPSYYDCPGCGSKPVTVTNNETNDYSYYAHHILGGYFRIFKDKETEQTGITLTGITSTSTTLTGTRSTVYVYWYPKGSEGIPLLIYLQEPLNKWFERESLGSNRWTPVSSNLPSDYKDDQKILGHLKAILPTVSINIGHADGLEASESSTTYPDPSGDGRGKAIKATRKDIEEPEKSTKYVSISHCVDNKSYFMVKQVTDSSNSPLPNIPPNQVVKRIIAYYYGTDFKPEKLLTVGFEKRGTDSNNYEYYSRGSRDSSWTLDAGQNTELDGNRLTAQLKELKEKLEGKQERETQENGGGSGPTAGSRPEEHGAATGGDHGPETKTQNGAYNSVINGIQEIVQKATDFFKSQNGIITAGAVGGGIGTGILGFGTWKLWPKIMSCLITKAL, encoded by the coding sequence ATGAGTAATGAGACAGATACTGATTCTGAAAGGAAATTAGTTGATATAGACATCAGTCAGGCAGATAACAGCGGAAACTACACGGATGATCGTCAGAATATCATAAATTTTACCAAGGTTGATGATAGACCTACTAAAAGTTACAAGAGATACACTCACACCCCTGCAACAAAATCACATTATATTGATGGAATATATTACGGTAGAGTAAAACAGGGTAGTATACAAGTAGATGATGGGGGTCGCTACGAAAAAAAAGTAACCGTATACTATCTAGAGTATGATGAGAGTAATGCACTTCCCCTGATAGTGGGACTTGAAAAGACCAGTGGGCATGACAAGTATATTTACTATACAAGAATCAATCTTTCAACTTCCAGCagatggaaagaagaagatcATACCAGTATCACTGAAGAATACAAACTCTCTTCAATACTCCCAGGAATTGGTGAAAAGGTAAAGGGCCTCGTAGTACTAAATCTCAGTCAAACTAGGGACACTTACCATGCTAATGGAGATCCTAACAAAGCTCCAGATATAAATGCAGATGTTAAGATACAAGTCACCGGACCCTTTCCAGAAACCACCAATAAACTTTATGAAAAGTTCAAGCATGCTCCTACCGGAGGAATATCTTCAATGAGACTCCTTTCCACAAAGAAGGGTGGCACTAGTATAGCATTTGAAGATCCTAGGATATATATCACACCATACAATGAAGCTTATATCTACTTCTGGACTGGGGATAATAGTCACAGAAATCCCCTTTTACTTGAGCTTAAGTCAACGTCAAATACCCCCTCATACTATACACTTAAGTCTGATGGGATAGGGGTAGATACCAAATGGAAGACAGAATCTGGTATACAAGATAATAATCTCAAGAAGGAACTTGATAAACTAAACTGCAAGTGGAATGATGCCCATATCGTAAAAATCGCAGAGAAGCCTAGTTCCAGTCCTAGTTACTACGACTGTCCTGGTTGTGGTTCTAAGCCGGTTACAGTAACCAATAATGAAACCAACGATTATTCCTACTATGCTCATCACATTCTTGGCGGTTATTTTCGCATATTCAAGGATAAGGAAACGGAACAAACAGGAATAACACTTACTGGTATAACATCTACTAGTACAACACTTACTGGAACAAGATCTACTGTGTACGTTTACTGGTATCCAAAAGGATCAGAAGGAATCCCACTCTTAATTTATCTCCAAGAGCCATTAAACAAGTGGTTTGAAAGGGAATCACTAGGATCTAATAGGTGGACGCCAGTCTCTAGTAACCTACCCAGTGATTACAAGGATGACCAAAAAATACTAGGGCATCTAAAGGCTATATTACCGACTGTTAGTATAAATATTGGACATGCAGATGGTCTTGAGGCAAGTGAAAGTTCTACCACATATCCTGatccttctggagatggtaGGGGTAAAGCGATTAAAGCTACCAGAAAGGATATAGAGGAACCTGAGAAAAGTACAAAGTACGTTAGTATTTCTCATTGCGTAGATAATAAATCTTATTTTATGGTTAAACAGGTTACAGATAGTAGTAATTCCCCTCTCCCTAACATACCACCAAACCAAGTTGTTAAAAGAATAATAGCATATTATTATGGTACTGATTTCAAACCTGAGAAGCTTCTAACGGTTGGATTTGAGAAAAGAGGTACTGATAGTAATAACTATGAATATTATAGTAGGGGAAGTAGAGACTCTAGTTGGACACTGGATGCAGGGCAGAATACTGAACTAGACGGTAACAGACTTACCGCTCAACTCAAGGAGTTAAAAGAGAAGCTTGAGGGTAAACAAGAGAGAGAAACTCAAGAGAATGGTGGAGGATCAGGCCCTACTGCTGGTAGTAGACCTGAAGAACATGGTGCTGCTACTGGTGGAGATCATGGACCTGAAACTAAAACTCAAAATGGAGCGTATAACTCTGTTATTAACGGTATACAGGAAATCGTTCAGAAAGCAACAGACTTCTTTAAATCACAAAATGGTATAATTACTGCAGGCGCAGTTGGTGGAGGAATAGGAACAGGTATTCTTGGTTTTGGTACATGGAAACTATGGCCTAAAATAATGTCATGTCTAATCACTAAGGCACTATAA
- a CDS encoding hypothetical protein (encoded by transcript BEWA_026730A) translates to MVTLIDISKKCNKTCKCYVNQDSGVTATREENITHLDKYGCCAHNSSSKKLVLYWNNIKLETTSGIPFAQLDSVTTYYHNQYEPGSTISRPLIIRVKEGNDQHWYENAGHHVNKKWREIANIDDYPKDNNYDSSSELKKKLTEVGCRLYGYHQIDIQYTGTYDYQCPICQERVSGSVVQENHIPGVSEYTRYRHSQITEKSILTHNGKKITYKRKDNGKTYFLPIPINDVNIKNISAYYWDGDNDRDNPLLIEIGSNNGDIPFWFENIREIGEKNEKWRQLGRQESTSLSRYGDKLQEKLNFLNCYINKVVEIKFGVTKCHGSNTTQHKNRIDSVFTRILGTSLISSYEYTPSGDSRKEPFIISKFIRNYKDQEFPLDVLPLREVEKLIYYISPCDISNPFLVYVKAGGSNNWYKRTDGDTWEEDTNLKNKPLDQATNDIIQIFERTKGPLNINGCPQFVQGHGSGIQLDIAETPYEGHSKEYKDGNISIIVTKTGRDPRYRFFKNTHTATKIPFDIKRELKDNSWLGSMPKMYDVQNIFVYFWEGNPTNPILVGVTKKGELQPKYYGKGGNKWLYSYITTKSEIDALDDQNCKYNEAIPFDIKDPLSITTGNSNCLNNTSRQIISNSTFKYINENADYFLESFLIRKKNARISRVIFHKDDTNIEPPANTISQVKMYYWSRKPSEPLMVEFKPSGGDKSVWFERVSISGTVWKPINERESEAFYSGTKKSDPTQQFINKLDTVSCRISHAVKIDISKKDIYYCHDKCTSKRIIAKKANYIIPNYIVYEHTSAINGHDTFILSSIYNGGDKQDTGNIELNMNGVTKVTVYFPECNPHLPFIIRMEQSAEVNWLKRKDENKWENVTGSVKSSDILDAIKIIEGLVPITDMCKSPVLPLFIDQKNDATVGIIEKTFTLGHYVDKDFGNVVANVEEEEFEGEVYKIEDEHTSNIPIFAALKDPRSGIIIDIRKRPTNGDSEVYILDDGQVVKIEMSDDPPSSGFWKFKHTKNGEKSFKVNKVEYDNKTIDTSQLQISDNKIEYLSVWYWKHSGMLNPLFIEVKIENGEYRHIKNFGDNNWVEHTRNSSEEKNPFQGESLEQLLDDLNCKHNNAVTMNLSWTISMGRQDPYCCRCDYHGNNETERRITVREEKVPAGSIPYYKHSISGDSLKLAGIKYYENGYHAPKNRRRIKLSGQGFPLPNVTAVCTFYCKDKPVIIYVDSDKQHTAKGWYKKGSDGNNGDENWVKVSGISKDPENIRNCTDKDFKQFVKELDCSIYKECNENPQPSPQGSPGLSIPDGFGKGRTGEGLGGENDQNCYNNTVVFNVTSSLSGYIAKNSNYLKEYRRIEPTRSPDPPPGSNYEVYQYSITGPSEETKISKVTYKNHFTNINLTKHGPTSQIRFYSYPGVRDIPLMLEFLKPGGETSTFYENTNRDGTGWIEVGDDKSKNFYSGDKGNTKPTVQLSEKLDEVLCKQHGNVTINLTRDKYNDGDSYCCSTGHSRVSVTENEVSCKVSDHKSTSSITAYKHSITGSDYKLAGIYYTVGLNRRKISITGLDLPTNNSVKIYAFYCQGKDTPVLIYVKDGNDSSKPGATGWYRRQGYNSDVWIVVYNGLSNKTPDTNLNCKQWNYLVGALKIVGCENLGICNSASKSLLGLSGASPSNPPDKAQTTSSADNIPPGSQESAGKKDYGDSPESDNTSESTPDGTTEPTSEAKAIVAEAGAVATGMTLGSILGTSSGTLAGAGGLTGLGWWMFKRSKGDPWVRQI, encoded by the coding sequence ATGGTTACACTAatagatatttccaagaaATGTAACAAAACATGCAAATGCTATGTAAACCAGGATTCAGGTGTAACAGCCACAAGAGAGGAGAATATTACTCATTTGGATAAGTATGGATGTTGTGCCCATAATTCTAGTAGTAAGAAGCTTGTGCTATACTGGAACAATATCAAACTTGAGACCACGAGTGGAATCCCATTCGCCCAGCTAGATTCTGTAACAACATATTATCACAACCAATATGAACCAGGAAGTACCATTAGCAGGCCCCTTATCATAAGAGTTAAAGAAGGCAATGACCAGCATTGGTATGAGAATGCCGGACATCATGTTAATAAGAAATGGAGGGAAATTGCTAACATCGATGATTATCCTAAGGACAATAACTATGATTCAAGTTCTGAACTAAAAAAGAAACTGACTGAAGTTGGATGTAGGTTATATGGATATCACCAGATAGATATACAGTATACTGGAACTTATGACTATCAGTGCCCTATTTGTCAGGAACGGGTGAGTGGAAGCGTGGTGCAAGAAAACCATATACCAGGTGTATCCGAATATACTAGATATAGGCATAGCCAAATAACAGAAAAGTCTATTCTTACCCACAATGGCAAGAAAATAACGTATAAACGGAAAGACAATGGAAAAACATACTTTCTTCCCATTCCAATTAATGATGTAAACATTAAGAACATATCAgcctattactgggatGGTGACAATGATCGCGATAACCCTCTGTTAATAGAAATAGGATCAAATAATGGTGACATTCCATTCTGGTTTGAGAATATTAGAGAAATAGGTGAAAAAAACGAGAAGTGGAGACAATTGGGTCGACAAGAATCTACCTCACTCTCTAGGTATGGTGATAAGCTTCAGGAAAAACTTAATTTCCTGAATTGTTATATTAATAAAGTGGTTGAGATAAAGTTTGGAGTTACTAAATGCCATGGTTCTAACACTACTCAACATAAAAATAGAATTGATAGTGTGTTTACCAGGATCTTGGGAACATCTCTTATTTCTTCTTACGAATACACTCCAAGTGGTGACTCCAGAAAAGAGCCGTTCATAATATCTAAGTTTATTCGTAATTATAAGGATCAGGAATTCCCACTGGATGTCCTTCCTCTAAGAGAAGTTGAGAAACTTATCTACTATATCTCTCCTTGTGACATCTCTAATCCCTTTCTAGTGTACGTAAAAGCGGGAGGTAGTAATAATTGGTATAAAAGAACTGATGGAGACACATGGGAGGAGGATACAAACTTGAAAAATAAACCTCTCGATCAAGCTACAAACGATATTATCCAGATTTTTGAAAGAACTAAAGGTCCCTTGAACATAAATGGATGTCCTCAGTTTGTGCAAGGTCATGGGTCTGGTATTCAACTAGACATCGCAGAAACACCATATGAAGGACATAGTAAAGAATACAAAGATGGGAATATATCTATTATTGTTACAAAGACGGGGAGAGATCCAAGATATAGATTTTTTAAGAATACTCACACTGCCACTAAAATTCCCTTTGATATAAAGAGAGAATTGAAAGACAACTCATGGCTAGGATCTATGCCAAAGATGTATGATGTgcaaaacatttttgtttaCTTTTGGGAGGGGAATCCTACTAACCCTATACTAGTCGGTGTTACAAAGAAAGGTGAACTACAACCTAAATACTACGGAAAAGGTGGTAATAAGTGGCTGTACAGCTATATAACTACAAAGTCAGAAATAGACGCACTTGATGATCAAAACTGTAAGTATAATGAGGCTATACCCTTTGACATTAAAGATCCATTATCTATTACGACAGGGAATTCCAATTGTTTAAATAATACTAGTAGACAAATAATATCTAATTCTActtttaaatatatcaaCGAAAATGCAGATTATTTTCTAGAGTCATTTCTTATTCGTAAAAAGAATGCAAGAATTTCCAGGGTAATCTTTCACAAGGATGATACTAACATTGAGCCTCCAGCAAATACTATTTCTCAAGTCAAAATGTATTATTGGAGTAGAAAGCCATCTGAACCTCTTATGGTTGAATTTAAACCTAGTGGTGGAGATAAATCAGTTTGGTTTGAGAGAGTATCTATTTCAGGTACCGTCTGGAAACCTATAAATGAAAGAGAGTCAGAAGCTTTCTATTCAGGAACAAAAAAATCAGATCCAACTCAACAATTTATTAACAAGTTAGATACAGTAAGTTGCAGGATTAGTCACGCTGTTAAaattgatatttcaaagaaGGACATATATTATTGTCATGATAAATGTACTAGTAAAAGAATAATTGCTAAAAAAGCAAACTACATTATTCCCAACTACATCGTGTACGAACACACTTCTGCAATTAATGGCCATGATACTTTCATACTATCTTCGATATATAACGGTGGTGATAAACAAGACACAGGTAATATCGAGCTGAATATGAATGGTGTAACTAAGGTAACTGTCTACTTTCCAGAATGCAATCCACATTTACCCTTTATTATCCGCATGGAACAGAGTGCAGAAGTCAACTGGCTTAAGagaaaagatgaaaataaatggGAAAATGTTACTGGAAGTGTTAAATCAAGTGATATCCTGGATGCTATTAAGATTATAGAAGGGTTAGTCCCTATCACAGATATGTGTAAATCACCCGTACTTCCACTTTTTATCGACCAAAAAAATGATGCTACAGTGGGAATTATAGAAAAAACATTCACTTTAGGTCATTATGTGGATAAAGATTTTGGTAATGTTGTGGCAAATgtagaggaagaagagtttgaaGGTGAAGTTTACAAGATAGAAGATGAACATACGTCTAATATTCCTATATTTGCAGCCCTAAAAGATCCTAGATCTGGAATCATTATTGATATAAGAAAAAGACCTACTAACGGTGATAGTGAAGTATATATTCTTGATGATGGACAAGTGGTTAAGATAGAAATGTCTGATGACCCTCCTAGCTCTGGTTTCTGGAAGTTCAAACATACCAAGAATGGTGAAAAATCGTTTAAAGTTAATAAAGTGGAGTATGATAACAAAACCATAGATACTTCTCAATTACAGATTTCGGACAATAAGATTGAGTATCTATCAGTATGGTACTGGAAACACAGTGGAATGTTGAATCCCCTTTTTATAGAAGTtaaaatagaaaatggagaataCAGACATAttaaaaactttggagATAACAATTGGGTCGAACATACCAGAAACTCTTCCGAAGAAAAGAATCCATTCCAAGGTGAGTCCCTTGAGCAGCTACTGGATGACCTCAATTGTAAACATAATAATGCTGTAACCATGAATCTTAGCTGGACTATATCCATGGGTAGGCAGGATCCATATTGTTGCCGTTGCGATTACCATGGTAATAACGAAACCGAAAGGAGGATTACCGTTAGAGAGGAGAAAGTTCCAGCAGGTTCCATTCCTTACTACAAGCACTCTATTTCTGGTGATAGTTTGAAGCTTGCAGGCATTAAGTACTACGAAAATGGTTATCATGCTCCCAAGAatagaagacgtataaaaCTAAGTGGACAAGGATTTCCTCTTCCCAACGTAACAGCGGTATGCACTTTTTATTGTAAAGACAAACCTGTTATCATATACGTAGATTCTGATAAACAACATACGGCTAAAGGCTGGTACAAGAAAGGAAGCGATGGTAACAACGGAGATGAAAACTGGGTAAAAGTCTCGGGTATATCCAAGGATCCAGAGAATATCAGAAATTGTACTGACAAGGACTTTAAACAGTTTGTGAAGGAACTAGACTGTTCAAtatataaagaatgtaaTGAGAATCCTCAACCTTCACCTCAGGGATCACCTGGCTTATCTATTCCTGACGGTTTTGGTAAAGGTAGAACTGGGGAGGGCCTTGGTGGAGAAAATGATCAGAACTGTTATAATAATACTGTTGTCTTCAACGTAACTAGTTCTCTGTCAGGTTATATTGCCAAAAATTCTAACTACCTAAAGGAATATAGGAGGATAGAACCTACAAGATCACCTGATCCTCCTCCAGGTAGTAACTATGAAGTATACCAATATTCAATAACTGGTCCTAGTGAGGAAACAAAGATTTCCAAGGTTACATATAAGAACCATTTTACTAATATTAATCTCACCAAACATGGCCCAACTTCTCAAATAAGATTTTATTCATACCCAGGTGTTAGAGATATACCTTTAATGCTTGAGTTTCTAAAACCAGGTGGAGAAACATCTACCTTTTATGAGAACACAAATAGAGATGGAACTGGATGGATAGAGGTTGGAGATGATAAGTCAAAGAACTTTtattctggagataaaggCAATACTAAACCTACTGTACAACTCTCAGAGAAACTTGATGAAGTATTGTGCAAACAACACGGAAACGTTACCATAAATTTAACTCGTGATAAATATAATGATGGAGACTCATACTGTTGCAGTACTGGGCATAGTAGAGTATCCGTTACTGAGAATGAGGTTTCTTGTAAGGTGTCGGATCATAAGAGCACAAGTTCCATTACGGCCTACAAGCATTCCATTACTGGTAGTGATTATAAACTTGCTGGTATATACTATACTGTTGGTCTTAATAGAAGGAAAATAAGTATTACCGGGCTAGACTTACCTACCAACAATTCAGTAAAGATATATGCATTCTACTGTCAAGGCAAGGATACCCCAGTGCTTATTTACGtcaaagatggaaatgaCTCTTCAAAACCTGGAGCTACAGGCTGGTACAGAAGACAAGGTTATAATAGTGATGTTTGGATAGTGGTATATAATGGGCTCTCTAACAAAACACCGGATACTAACCTCAACTGCAAACAGTGGAATTATCTTGTGGGCGCACTAAAGATTGTTGGATGTGAAAACTTGGGAATATGTAATTCTGCTTCTAAATCTTTACTTGGACTAAGTGGTGCTAGTCCATCTAATCCACCTGATAAAGCTCAAACAACAAGTTCTGCGGATAATATACCTCCTGGATCTCAAGAGTCTGCCGGTAAAAAGGattatggagattctcCTGAATCTGATAACACATCTGAAAGTACTCCTGATGGAACTACTGAACCTACTTCTGAAGCTAAAGCTATTGTTGCTGAAGCAGGTGCCGTTGCTACTGGTATGACTTTAGGATCAATCTTGGGAACGTCCTCTGGTACTCTCGCCGGAGCcggtggtcttactggacttggttggtggatgtttaaacgttctaaaggagatccttgggttagacagatttaa